Proteins encoded by one window of Anguilla rostrata isolate EN2019 chromosome 9, ASM1855537v3, whole genome shotgun sequence:
- the mettl27 gene encoding methyltransferase-like protein 27 isoform X3 has product MQCWGSSRMANSSRTFSDVRSAVLSVHKNESAEDQICFYNNWAENYEQDVAILDFRAPRLAAECLSNSFEGDREKAVVLDVACGTGLASTWLQKNGFKNFVGLDGSDKMLEAAKRKGLYQELKQCMLGAAALPVQAGTYDVVLIVGALGSGHLPVTIIRELWKVAKPGGYICLTTRGDESNKEYKNHLELTLNEMEKEGLWSRVSVMEVEDWEKAVSEQESGYISGAVYLYRKSET; this is encoded by the exons ATGCAGTGCTGGG GATCAAGTAGAATGGCAAACTCCAGCAGAACATTTTCCGATGTTAGATCCGCTGTACTGTCTGTCCATAAAAATGAATCTGCTGAAGACCAAATTTGTTTCTACAACAACTGGGCTGAAAACTACGAACAG GATGTAGCTATATTGGATTTCAGGGCCCCTAGGCTTGCTGCTGAGTGCCTGTCAAATTCCTTTGAGGGAGACCGAGAGAAAGCAGTGGTTCTGGATGTGGCCTGTGGCACAGGCCTGGCGTCCACTTGG CTGCAGAAAAATGGATTTAAGAATTTTGTGGGACTGGATGGCAGTGACAAAATGCTTGAAGCAGCCAAGAGAAAAGGACTTTACCAGGAGCtgaagcagtgcatgctgggagccgCAGCCTTGCCTGTCCAAGCTG GGACATATGATGTTGTCCTCATTGTTGGAGCCCTAGGTAGTGGGCATTTGCCAGTTACGATCATTAGGGAACTATGGAAAGTCGCAAAGCCTG GGGGCTACATCTGTTTGACCACGAGGGGAGACGAGAGCAACAAGGAGTACAAAAATCACCTTGAGCTTACTCTGAATGAGATGGAGAAGGAAGGGCTCTGGTCCCGGGTTTCAGTCATGGAGGTGGAAGACTGGGAGAAGGCAGTGTCAGAGCAAGAATCAGGGTACATATCTGGAGCAGTTTACTTGTATAGGAAGTCTGAGACATAA
- the mettl27 gene encoding methyltransferase-like protein 27 isoform X4, which produces MANSSRTFSDVRSAVLSVHKNESAEDQICFYNNWAENYEQDVAILDFRAPRLAAECLSNSFEGDREKAVVLDVACGTGLASTWLQKNGFKNFVGLDGSDKMLEAAKRKGLYQELKQCMLGAAALPVQAGTYDVVLIVGALGSGHLPVTIIRELWKVAKPGGYICLTTRGDESNKEYKNHLELTLNEMEKEGLWSRVSVMEVEDWEKAVSEQESGYISGAVYLYRKSET; this is translated from the exons ATGGCAAACTCCAGCAGAACATTTTCCGATGTTAGATCCGCTGTACTGTCTGTCCATAAAAATGAATCTGCTGAAGACCAAATTTGTTTCTACAACAACTGGGCTGAAAACTACGAACAG GATGTAGCTATATTGGATTTCAGGGCCCCTAGGCTTGCTGCTGAGTGCCTGTCAAATTCCTTTGAGGGAGACCGAGAGAAAGCAGTGGTTCTGGATGTGGCCTGTGGCACAGGCCTGGCGTCCACTTGG CTGCAGAAAAATGGATTTAAGAATTTTGTGGGACTGGATGGCAGTGACAAAATGCTTGAAGCAGCCAAGAGAAAAGGACTTTACCAGGAGCtgaagcagtgcatgctgggagccgCAGCCTTGCCTGTCCAAGCTG GGACATATGATGTTGTCCTCATTGTTGGAGCCCTAGGTAGTGGGCATTTGCCAGTTACGATCATTAGGGAACTATGGAAAGTCGCAAAGCCTG GGGGCTACATCTGTTTGACCACGAGGGGAGACGAGAGCAACAAGGAGTACAAAAATCACCTTGAGCTTACTCTGAATGAGATGGAGAAGGAAGGGCTCTGGTCCCGGGTTTCAGTCATGGAGGTGGAAGACTGGGAGAAGGCAGTGTCAGAGCAAGAATCAGGGTACATATCTGGAGCAGTTTACTTGTATAGGAAGTCTGAGACATAA
- the mettl27 gene encoding methyltransferase-like protein 27 isoform X2, whose amino-acid sequence MFYLSTSLNYCTCPWLSPSVIINCFPFFRASKVCGLHIHTDRGSSRMANSSRTFSDVRSAVLSVHKNESAEDQICFYNNWAENYEQDVAILDFRAPRLAAECLSNSFEGDREKAVVLDVACGTGLASTWLQKNGFKNFVGLDGSDKMLEAAKRKGLYQELKQCMLGAAALPVQAGTYDVVLIVGALGSGHLPVTIIRELWKVAKPGGYICLTTRGDESNKEYKNHLELTLNEMEKEGLWSRVSVMEVEDWEKAVSEQESGYISGAVYLYRKSET is encoded by the exons ATGTTTTACCTTTCAACATCATTGAACTACTGTACGTGTCCTTGGTTATCGCCATCTGTCATTATaaactgttttccctttttcaggGCATCTAAAGTATGTGGTTTGCATATACACACTGACCGGG GATCAAGTAGAATGGCAAACTCCAGCAGAACATTTTCCGATGTTAGATCCGCTGTACTGTCTGTCCATAAAAATGAATCTGCTGAAGACCAAATTTGTTTCTACAACAACTGGGCTGAAAACTACGAACAG GATGTAGCTATATTGGATTTCAGGGCCCCTAGGCTTGCTGCTGAGTGCCTGTCAAATTCCTTTGAGGGAGACCGAGAGAAAGCAGTGGTTCTGGATGTGGCCTGTGGCACAGGCCTGGCGTCCACTTGG CTGCAGAAAAATGGATTTAAGAATTTTGTGGGACTGGATGGCAGTGACAAAATGCTTGAAGCAGCCAAGAGAAAAGGACTTTACCAGGAGCtgaagcagtgcatgctgggagccgCAGCCTTGCCTGTCCAAGCTG GGACATATGATGTTGTCCTCATTGTTGGAGCCCTAGGTAGTGGGCATTTGCCAGTTACGATCATTAGGGAACTATGGAAAGTCGCAAAGCCTG GGGGCTACATCTGTTTGACCACGAGGGGAGACGAGAGCAACAAGGAGTACAAAAATCACCTTGAGCTTACTCTGAATGAGATGGAGAAGGAAGGGCTCTGGTCCCGGGTTTCAGTCATGGAGGTGGAAGACTGGGAGAAGGCAGTGTCAGAGCAAGAATCAGGGTACATATCTGGAGCAGTTTACTTGTATAGGAAGTCTGAGACATAA
- the mettl27 gene encoding methyltransferase-like protein 27 isoform X1, translated as MFYLSTSLNYCTCPWLSPSVIINCFPFFRASKVCGLHIHTDRGEHLCKDQSVHWPYMQCWGSSRMANSSRTFSDVRSAVLSVHKNESAEDQICFYNNWAENYEQDVAILDFRAPRLAAECLSNSFEGDREKAVVLDVACGTGLASTWLQKNGFKNFVGLDGSDKMLEAAKRKGLYQELKQCMLGAAALPVQAGTYDVVLIVGALGSGHLPVTIIRELWKVAKPGGYICLTTRGDESNKEYKNHLELTLNEMEKEGLWSRVSVMEVEDWEKAVSEQESGYISGAVYLYRKSET; from the exons ATGTTTTACCTTTCAACATCATTGAACTACTGTACGTGTCCTTGGTTATCGCCATCTGTCATTATaaactgttttccctttttcaggGCATCTAAAGTATGTGGTTTGCATATACACACTGACCGGGGTGAGCATCTCTGCAAGGACCAGTCAGTGCATTGGCCTTATATGCAGTGCTGGG GATCAAGTAGAATGGCAAACTCCAGCAGAACATTTTCCGATGTTAGATCCGCTGTACTGTCTGTCCATAAAAATGAATCTGCTGAAGACCAAATTTGTTTCTACAACAACTGGGCTGAAAACTACGAACAG GATGTAGCTATATTGGATTTCAGGGCCCCTAGGCTTGCTGCTGAGTGCCTGTCAAATTCCTTTGAGGGAGACCGAGAGAAAGCAGTGGTTCTGGATGTGGCCTGTGGCACAGGCCTGGCGTCCACTTGG CTGCAGAAAAATGGATTTAAGAATTTTGTGGGACTGGATGGCAGTGACAAAATGCTTGAAGCAGCCAAGAGAAAAGGACTTTACCAGGAGCtgaagcagtgcatgctgggagccgCAGCCTTGCCTGTCCAAGCTG GGACATATGATGTTGTCCTCATTGTTGGAGCCCTAGGTAGTGGGCATTTGCCAGTTACGATCATTAGGGAACTATGGAAAGTCGCAAAGCCTG GGGGCTACATCTGTTTGACCACGAGGGGAGACGAGAGCAACAAGGAGTACAAAAATCACCTTGAGCTTACTCTGAATGAGATGGAGAAGGAAGGGCTCTGGTCCCGGGTTTCAGTCATGGAGGTGGAAGACTGGGAGAAGGCAGTGTCAGAGCAAGAATCAGGGTACATATCTGGAGCAGTTTACTTGTATAGGAAGTCTGAGACATAA